In Lolium rigidum isolate FL_2022 chromosome 3, APGP_CSIRO_Lrig_0.1, whole genome shotgun sequence, the genomic window CTACTGATCTCCAAAAAAGGTTAAAAGACGAGTACAAAGTTACTACGGGTATCAAACTGTTTGGAGGGCCAAAGAAAAGGCCATGGATAAATTATATGGTACATGGGGAGAGAGCTTTCAGAATCTCTGGAACTTCAAAGCTGAGATTGAGAAGAGATCTCCGGGTAGCATTGTAGAGGTTGATGCGAAGAGTGAAGGAGGTAAAGTGTATTTCTGCAGATTTTTTATGGCACTCAAGCCAAGCATTGACGGATTTTTGAAAGGTTGTAGACCATATGTTAGTATAGACTCCACCTTCATGAACGGAAAGTGGAATGGTCAGTTAGCAGCATGTACAGCTCTAGATGGACATAACTGGATGTTTCCTTTGGCATTTGGATTCTTTGCTTCAGAGACTGAGGATAATTGGACTTGGTTTATGCAACAATTGCATAGGGCAATAGGACATCTTCAAAATCTAGCTATTTGTACAGATGCATGCAAAGGCTTAGAGAATGCAGTTAAAAAAGTTTTTCCTCAAGCTGAGCAGAGGGAATGCTTTAGGCATCTAATGGAAAACTTCAAAAAAAAGTTTCATGGAGACGTTTTTGGTCGGATGTGGCCAGCAGCCAAGGCTTATCGCGTAGAAACATTTAACTACCATATGGCAAAGATATTTGAAGCTAAACCCGAGGTAGCTACCTACTTGAGTACTTATCATAACTTGAAGTGGATGAGATGTGACTTCAACACTCGAAATAAAGTGTGATTACATTCACAATCATCTAGCTGAGAGCTTCAATAGCTGGATTAGAGGAATGAAGGACCTTCCTCCAGATGAGCTAGCTGACTCACTAAGAGAGAAAATCATGAAGCTTTTTCATAGGCGCAGAGAGGTTGGGAAAATTCTCACTAGAAATATACTACCCGCTATCATTCAACAGATAAATAATAGGACCAGAGAACTTGATCATTTCGATGTTGGAAGATCAACATGAGAAAGTTGTGAGGTTAAGGACACGAACAAGAATAATCTTAGGCATGTTGTGAAGATAGGTAGTCGCGAGTGCACTTGCCTAGAATGGCAGCACACCGGGAAGTCTTGCGATCATGCACTTGCATTCCTTATTGGGACGGCAAATACAAACTTTCATCCATATGTGCATCGAGTACTACTCGGTGAGTATGTTCCAAGCAGCATATGCCGGAGAGATTGAACCCATCACGGACAAGTCTCGAGTGGCCTCAGGTCAAATTAGATTTTGATATGGTGCCACCGATTTCAAAGAGGCCTATAGGGAGACGAGAGGAAACTTAGAATCAAAGGTTGCcttgaagacggtggtagtagcagTAAAGGGAAGAAAAAGCTACATGACAAAGGAAAGGAGCAGGACGATGGTGGTGAAGAGAAGGCACAAAAAAATGGAGTCAAAGGGAAGccaaaagagaaaaagagatttGGCACCACAAACAGATGCAAAAAATGTGGAGAGTTGGGGCATAGGCAAACAAAATGTCCAGAAAATGAACCTAGAGAAAGGTAATATTTGTTTTTTTGTATTACTATCATATCTGTAATAGTCTCTTATTTCATTGTGTACTTGAAACGTAAAGAAGAGGGCGAAAAAAGTTCATGAAGGTGACGATCAACTATCTAGAGAGGTACTTGAGCAAGAGATACTTTCTACGGCTGTTGGGACACCGAAAAGAGACACAATCACACTGCCTCCTAGCCTTCATGACAGCCCTGGGGTTATTACACGGAGGTAATGCTTCTGCTTGTTTTCATATGCTCAAAACCATGGGAAAAAGCAATTTTCTAACCTAATGTTCAATTGTAGGAGACTTGCTATGGCCTTGGCTGGAGATGGTGCATCACCGCCACCTGTGACACCTACTAAATCTCCAGCGAGACCTACTTTTGATGTGCCTTCAAGTTCAAATGCTTGCAAGAAAAAATTAACTCCAAGGAGGAGGAAATAGTGATTTTATTGCGTCGAGACTATGTTTTCAATTTTAAGATAGATGTTTGATGTTTTCAAATCTGTATTATTTAAGCTCGGCATATTTCTCGGTGATGAGTTGGTGATCTTCGTGTGATGAATGATATCAATTCCATGTAATCCAACAGATTTTGTGATATATGGATGGATGCTATTACCTATTGTCTTAAATGCTTGTACATACACTTGTACGAAGCATGCTTCATGTGCAAATGCTTCAATAGCTGGAGAGCAGGTTATAACTACTAAGATTTATGCCGAAAGGTTTCCTGGAAACAAACAATTATTCAACTCTTTCCAAAGAAGATACCTGCTGATATTGTGTTCACTCCGATTTTGTCTTTTTGACCTGCTTCATAAGCAAGAACCTACATAGAACATACTCCGGTATCGCTCTCAAGTGCTGCCTTAGCTGAACTCATGCCACCACCGTACCTACAAAGCAACCATCAAACAGAACATAAGTACAAGTAATTCACTTTATAGCCTCGAAATCAAATAGTTCTTTCGAAGCAATGTGAGCTTGGTCACCTCCAGTTAAATATTGGAATTAAAGAAGAAGTGCAGGAACATGTTTGCTATCACCGAACTTGCTATCACTCGAACAAAATAACAACAGTTTCATTAACAAAATGATAGCATATGCTTTCGGGGATGTGCATTACGAGCAGCGAGGGAAAGTAAAAAAACAAAGTCGAACACATCTATTCCGTATAGACAAGTAGTAGCTGTACACACAATGATTTTCAATTGAGAGGGATGTATTTCCATCTTGCACACATGTGTGCTTTCCGTAGTGTCTATCCACTCATTCGATTCAGCAGAAAAAATAAGTAAACATCAACAATAATAGATCGAGGGGAAGTAGAGATAGTTTACCGGCATGGCAGCAGCTAGTTGGGGATGTAGCTGGGAGCAGCATATCCAAGAGGTGGCCGGCGGCATGAGCTCGTGGACATCGCCGCGAACATCAGCTTTCGGAGGTGTCGCCGGAAGTCGCCGGTAGCGGCTTCGGGTGGGCAGCGGCAAAAGCAGCTCGATGCAAGCGATTGCCGGCTCTTCCTCGTCGCAGCGAGCCGCGTATGCTGCCGAGCACCACCATGGCTCCATTTGGGGGTCCCCGCCCGGCCCCAGTACCACGCGTTGAGGAGCTCCACTGTCTCCCCTGCCATGGGAGCTCGCCGTCGCTCGACCGGCCACGGGACGAGCGTGAGCATGGCGGCCGGCCAGCCGGCGCGGACCTTGGCACGCTCCCTCGTCGGATGGTGCTCTCCCTGTGGTCACTAGGAAGAGGAATGGGGAATAGCAGTGGTTGACCGACCAAATGAATGGGGATTTGATTCGTTTTGTTCATCGGTTCAACTAGTTCCAGCCACATACGTACAGTTACGGTATTCCACAAAGTATTTTGGAGTAACTTTTTTTAATAAAGCTGTAAAGGGAGAAATAGGGCAAATTATAAAGAAATGAGTAATGTGTGGCAAATAGTAGAAGACAAagtaatgtgtggcaaattataaagaTCCAATgtaatgtgtggcaaattataaaatatCCCCGATGCATCCATGGAGGAAATTTACGAATCGGAGTATATAGGCTGTGTAATTAATGGGCCGTCGAGGGCTTCTGTCATGGGCCGAAATAAAAAAGCGATGGGGCAAAAAAAAGTTTTAATATAAACAAAGAAAAAAAGTTAGTCCCTGCGCCAATTAAGTTCCTAGGATTCACATCTTTTGTCATGGCTGCTGACCAACATAGACATGGGCAAAAATTCAGAATATTTTCCTTCTTTCTGGTATACTGTTACATGCTTTTCATGCCAGCCTGACCATATTTATGAGACCATCTGGTTACATATTCTACAACAAATGCCATGCAAGGCTGGCTCTGCTAACAAATGAAACTACTGATGCATATATAAATAACACTGACCTACAGATTTGCACTGTTTCAGCTAGAAAAGCAGGGCCATGTTACAGTTCCAGCAGGATGGATGAATAAAAACTGGTGAACAGTGAGATCAAGCGCGCTGTTTCTTCCCGCTAGGCATATCGTCGTCATAATGCCCTTCACCTCCATCTTTATCACCCTTCTTCCTCGCCAGAATCTTGTTGATCTTGTGGAGGTCGTTGCTGAGCTTCTGGTCCTTGTTCTGCTTCCTGGTCTTCCTGCCATCTTGCATCTTCACCCCAAACTGGAATGCCGCCTTCGGCATGGCTTCCTTCTGATCATTGTATTTTGCCCACTCCTCTTCCGTCTCAAAGTCCCACCGGTGAAGACGGCCTTTCTCCTGCTCAGGGTTGTCATAGTTAGAATGGAGTATGGAAATACATTCACAGAACCAAGATCAAGAATCCATAGTACTATGTTAAATGATAATCAAAGCCCATATTTTAGGGTTGTACTGCAAGGTCAGAAACAATTTCACTTACCCTTCCACCCATATCCATCTTGGAcaaatcatcttcatcatcactccCTGCAATCTCTTGATTGTACCCCTGATAACCAGGATAGCACTCGGAGTAACTATCTGAAATAAAATTTGGGTCCTTCTCTCGCGCATCTTTTTCCCTCAGCTGCTTGAGCCTGTCATCATCACGTTTGAAAACAGAACCTAGACCCTTATCTTTGTCTGCTTGAGTCATCAACCTTGGATCCTGAATTATATTTGGGTCAGCTAAGACATCATATCCCAGAGTACCTTGTTGCATGTACTGCTCTGGATAAGCCAGCTGCTGTTCAGGATACTGATAGCCTGGCCACTCGCCTTGATATCCAGCAGCTGCCATTTGAGCTTGAATTTCATCATAACCATCCTAACATCACAAGAGATAAACTATCAGTACATCTGAATTGAAGGGAAAACATAATAATGCTATAACATCCAGTTTCATAGCAATACTGCAAAACGTGGACCAACAAAATATTAATCACAAGGAGATAATAATGCTTTACTCTTCCTTTACACGTTCAACCTGAACTGCACCATTCATATGTCTATTCACTTAAACTGACGTCGCTGAACATAAATAGATTTACCAATTGTTGTTGCCAAGCTTGAGCAGGTTCAGATGGTTGAATAGGGCCATACACAGGTTCAGATGGTTGAATAGGGCCATACGCAGGTTCAGATGGTCGAATAGGGCCATACGCAGGTTCAGTCAAATGGGACTGATTCTGATGGTTATGTGGGGATTCATCCATATCTTCGGAGATAGGGCTCTCACTCATTTCTTTGTTAGGAACAGTGTAGTCAACTCCATCTCCAACGAATatgtcatcatcatcttcacgaGCAATAGGGACAGAAGGTTTATGTTTCTCCTTTTCACTGAAGTTACTCTTTCGTGGGAGTGGGGGTGGAGGTGGTAGAAGTTCCTTTTCTGAATGCTGTTTAAGAGCAGAACCATTTGTTTGGCGTCTTACTGCCTCATCATAGTCACCGCCTGCCAAATTATTCTTCCCTGCGATATAACGAACATAAGAATAGTGCAGAAAATTTGATCACATCATACCTAACAAATTAATTAAGCCAGGCGATTAACTGGTGCTGACGGCAATATTAAGATGGTGAGTTgggtatatagcagtatataaccATCACAAATTTAACTACTGATATCATTGAATCAGCGTTGACAAAGCCAATATTAGTATAGATAACACAAGCTCCAGAAGTTAAATCTTGAAAAAGCTATTGAACTAAAACTAAACCATCTTGGAAAAAGTACACATCAAAACAGATCacttcctccgatccaaattaatcgACTCCACTTTGTCTAGCTACGGGTGTAACTAGATGTctttgttgactagatacatcATTATCTTAACAAaatggagtcaattaatttgaatcgGAAGGAGTAACATGTTTTCTCACTGTCTTTGCCGAGAAATTTTTCATGTAATCATGTTCTTAGTTTCTTGGTGACTCGGTCTTAACACCACCTAGCTTCTACTATGATACAGCATTCAGTTTCATCTGAAGCACATACCTTTTGTATccctctcttttttcttcttcttcaagacctTCCCTGATGATCCAAGTCTAAGGTATGACATGATCTTGGCAATTCTGTCGAGTACAGAACCATCCACACTGACAGTAACCATTTCCTGCAGAAGCAAGATGACTGTTTGAACTAAAAAACAAAGACGCAAAAAACAATGACACTGTTGTTGTCCAAATACCTCTGGAACAGGGCAATCAGCTTTGCTCCTGTGAACCGTTGTTGGGATATCATTGTTAAGCCCATCCTCctggttggaaaaagaaatttGATTAACTGCATCTTACATATActtgtaaaaacaaaaaaaaaagagcataaAATAAGAATAATATCATTTATATGCTAGCACATGGGAAATATAAGCTAAACGGCCAATGGCAACATGTACTCCTTTTGACATCACAGCAGCATTAAGTTAATTTTCCGAACTGTATTCAAGTATTGAACACAAATGCATGCATATACAATTCCATTAAAACGCCTAGCGCTCGATCAACCAGGAATTAGTCTAATTCTCGGTCGATCAGGTCACCCAAGATTGAAGAGAAAATCCCGTCAGCCTTTTCTTTGTGGGCTTTTTTCCATGTATAATTATAAGCCCAATTCAAAACCACAACTACAAACCTGGTTAcaagttttaaaaaaaaatctaaaaaaagacTGCATACAAAGTTTAAAATCACGCGCATATATGTAATTACATATCCATGTGTAATTGCATACACATGTGCAATTACGCATCTATGTGTAATAGCATATATATGTACAATTACATATTTATGTGAAACACATATAAAAACAAAAGTCAAGAGTTTTCAGTTACACATATATACGTAATTGCGCATCTACATGTAATCGCGTATAAATCATAAATTTCCAATTACATACGTATACGCAATTGCGTAACTATACGTAATAAAGCATAAAAATGCCAAAAGGTAGAAAAAAACTAGCTGAAAAAAGACCGTAACTAGCACTCTAGCAGCAGTGCAGCACCTAGGCCCTCCTCCAAAAAGATATCAAACCCATAACTCTAGCAGCCCAACAACAAACAAAAAGCTTACAAATACACCTATATCGGATGACCCAGCGCCCCAGCAAAGAAAATAAAGCAAAGCCCACAacgacaaaaataaaataaacaaacaACCATTACGATCGATCCCATCGATCGAGAGCTAACGTAATTCTCAGTTAGTCGAGAGTTAGCAAATATCTGTATGCAGTCTGATCATTTAGATTAAGGAAAGGGGAAATTTTGTTTTTGCCACTCTAAATTTTAACATTTTGCTTTTGCCCCATTTCCCCCCATGGAGGGGCAAAAGCAAAACAAAATTTCACCATTTCCATTTTCTTTTTGCCCCAGAGAGGGCACAAAATGATGCATTACCAGGAACTGACTGGGCAAAAGCAAAATTGGCAAAAACCAGTGTGGCAGACACAAAAATTTCCAGTAAGGAAATAAGGAAAGTGTTCATCGTCTACGCCACAAGACCCTTCTCCAACAATTGAGATGTGTATAATCACAACCATTACGTAATTAAGCACAGGAAAGGTCTTAACACGAGAATTTTTAAAGACAGTACCATATTGTAAATAAATGCCATCCGGCCAGGAAGAAACATTTCGTTCGTCTTTATCATGCTTTGTTGTTGCTTTACAGTCCACTGGTAGACAGACTGCAATCAATGAAGAGTGGCAGTTAACGTCCATTTTATATAGCATAGGGTGTGTACAAAGTAAGTAAATTATATTAAACAAAAATGAATTATACCTTTGTAATTGCAGTGCGGAATGAGATTGAACGATCTTCTTTTGTTTCCCTGCAAAAAAGGGAAGTAAAAAACAATGTAGAATGCTCTCAACATACAAAGGGCATATGGAGTAAGGGCGTAATTTCATACTTCAGCAGGGTTCTCCCCTACTGTTTCAGTAAAAAAAACTAGATTACATGTTCTGTTTTATTCTAATAACACAAGGTGTTCTGGTGATTGCTGACACCTGACAATGATGTACATGAAATGAAATAATATTCAGCTGAGAAGATACTCTACAGCTACTCTAAAGCAACTGAGTTTGCAAATTAATACTGCCACTGTTCCTTGCTATAAGGTGTACTCGTTTTTGGAAAAGTCAAACTTGACTatctttgaccaagtttatagatGATAGTATTATCATTGacaataccaaatcaatattGGTAGATTCATAACGAAAtgtattttcatattttatataTTTAGTATTTCAGATGTTGATAATTTTTTCTTAAAACCTGGTCAAAGATAGTCAAGTTCGACTTTCCAAAAAAGTAATAcaccttataagaagaaagggagagAGTAATACACAAGCAAACATAAACTGGCATACCCAAAGAAGTCCATTTATGCAtaacagcatcaagaaaataGGCTGTTAAAGTTATGAAGAGCCCTAATAGACACTGGCGGAGCTTCGTATAGGCCAGGGAGAGTGCGTGCTCCTTATATCCCCTGAAAAATCCTTGATAATGCTTTACATGTTTAGCATATCAAACCATCTGTTTTTTGTTCCACAACATAGGATTAAAACACAAGCAGTAGCTTGGCTCCCCTTAGTTTTTTTCTGAAGTGCTAGAATATATAAATGCAAAATACTTATTACCAGACAGACAGAGCAAATTTGCTTTGGTCTGTCTCAATAGAAATAGACAAGTGCATTGGCCTCCCTCACAAGATGAAGTAACCATTCCTAACAGAAATAGGGAACTACATTCCACATAAGAAAACTCTTGCCCAAGATCCCAACAGGAGGGTATTTGGTTTCTCCTCTATGTTCCATGTCAAAATCCAACAAAGAggggaaaatatctagtgataaCACGCCtcacatgataccatgataccacttcacaaaatttaaattgtaagtgtcaaaaaatttcaaaacaaatttgtggctgttgacaagatgtgtgtttacattctCTACATTTTTCACAGCCAAATTTAAAATACACCAAGagaaataaaaaagacaaatgcTATGTGAATAGTGGCCTTTTGTgtttttgtctttatgtgacactattcatgcttgatttctcatttttgtttcTCTTAG contains:
- the LOC124696288 gene encoding suppressor of mec-8 and unc-52 protein homolog 2-like translates to MAGIGDAGDVSPTVRSFPGHLIDFDSVIASVAEESKKEEPETPRYRDRAKERREDQNPDYEPTELGSFHAVAPPGADLRLADGQKISIEKSKYLGGWETKEDRSISFRTAITKSVYQWTVKQQQSMIKTNEMFLPGRMAFIYNMEDGLNNDIPTTVHRSKADCPVPEEMVTVSVDGSVLDRIAKIMSYLRLGSSGKVLKKKKKERDTKGKNNLAGGDYDEAVRRQTNGSALKQHSEKELLPPPPPLPRKSNFSEKEKHKPSVPIAREDDDDIFVGDGVDYTVPNKEMSESPISEDMDESPHNHQNQSHLTEPAYGPIRPSEPAYGPIQPSEPVYGPIQPSEPAQAWQQQLDGYDEIQAQMAAAGYQGEWPGYQYPEQQLAYPEQYMQQGTLGYDVLADPNIIQDPRLMTQADKDKGLGSVFKRDDDRLKQLREKDAREKDPNFISDSYSECYPGYQGYNQEIAGSDDEDDLSKMDMGGREKGRLHRWDFETEEEWAKYNDQKEAMPKAAFQFGVKMQDGRKTRKQNKDQKLSNDLHKINKILARKKGDKDGGEGHYDDDMPSGKKQRA